A window of the Dioscorea cayenensis subsp. rotundata cultivar TDr96_F1 chromosome 14, TDr96_F1_v2_PseudoChromosome.rev07_lg8_w22 25.fasta, whole genome shotgun sequence genome harbors these coding sequences:
- the LOC120275545 gene encoding uncharacterized protein LOC120275545 — protein MTLEDFFTLTEMKNGLATLARVEELIAVMQRPVDIVITSIGSIGDAARQWLTVAGTLSATDNNDCLHHFVNLNGVYFLNQWLQEAMKCSSDAGDSSVEELMIALLGSLARLPIDKEKSIASGIHRTVECFLGHKNLDIKDKARELLDQWNPVRIDDTGCQNMDLSGASVSDIFKPAADESKVKSSSDVAIPEGISSSKAEGENVGLKAGSAGDESEQSNVTGYPDNSHKDHTLPANSFNSTDANDISTDMNSLASSLVSNSCQNNFPIAQESSICPAANIATTGTCGSIGKERNFDGQSNASMRTDVGDGTIEMDVVLSTRESSQKNCNSLSLDLSAQKPTAELVENSGLKKSSSCISELAVSQAREPVDCGSRKYIKDFKPHLPKASQSLSTKGIGEKVVVDVLETSCILKDVVRSEGDAVNLEDSKSAENKLGFETDGAIDMELEYGEIDALEIARQIARKVEHEVVNYREPYCSSSPEICSSSEGRQDQLAISDQDADGLPNGKLKEASKSSEDVSSDLDKDVHDTESLMAVDEEPVSHSDNSRINFDLNAEFSTEENNCSVNIIDENPFILPAPKPVVATSKITSGLPVTPLHFEGESGWKGSAATSAFHPAPSRKTPDSERTSSGSKQKHKIVDIDLNAAGSEDDEVINQASAKHPTGDSSIEVTSRSTERVNLDLNSSINNPIHQQIAVQSVSPSSSSSSRLPLMRDFDLNDAPSLFTLAGSQNLNKLPVVNASRTCQSSIRDSCDIPTMSSRVIVEPQSYSDRTHQTLPTTAYGYNGFLSKPAMSGTALYRPQNIPYHDSSGTTLIPRWLNSGASSSYPMLTIGEPSNLDEQGPSRPSLDLNSCMEISSKPGSSNQFYQFLEEHSTASRPESSSGMTAHKRKEPDSSGYETYPLDGKQVMPSWL, from the coding sequence ATGACACTAGAGGATTTCTTTACTCTCACTGAGATGAAGAATGGGCTAGCAACTCTTGCTAGAGTTGAAGAACTTATTGCTGTTATGCAAAGGCCAGTGGATATTGTTATTACCAGTATAGGCAGTATTGGTGATGCAGCAAGACAGTGGTTGACTGTTGCAGGAACCTTATCTGCTACTGATAACAATGACTGTCTTCATCATTTTGTCAATTTGAATGGCGTCTACTTTCTCAACCAATGGCTTCAGGAAGCCATGAAGTGCAGTAGTGATGCTGGTGATAGTTCAGTTGAGGAATTGATGATAGCATTACTTGGATCACTTGCGAGGCTCCCAATTGACAAGGAAAAGTCAATTGCTTCTGGAATTCATAGGACTGTTGAATGTTTTCTTGGGCATAAAAACCTTGACATAAAGGACAAGGCGAGGGAATTACTTGATCAATGGAATCCTGTGAGGATTGATGACACGGGATGTCAAAACATGGATCTCAGTGGGGCATCCGTAAGTGATATTTTCAAACCTGCAGCTGATGAGAGCAAAGTCAAGAGCAGTTCTGATGTGGCAATTCCAGAAGGGATTTCCTCATCCAAAGCAGAGGGTGAGAACGTGGGTTTGAAAGCAGGATCTGCTGGTGATGAATCTGAACAGTCAAATGTTACTGGATACCCTGACAACAGCCATAAAGATCATACTTTGCCTGCAAACTCTTTCAACTCAACAGATGCAAATGATATTTCAACGGATATGAATTCATTGGCCTCCTCCCTTGTGTCAAATTCTTGTCAGAATAACTTCCCTATTGCACAGGAGTCATCTATTTGCCCTGCAGCTAATATAGCCACAACTGGCACCTGTGGATCTATTGGCAAGGAAAGAAATTTTGATGGTCAATCAAATGCTTCTATGCGTACAGATGTTGGTGATGGCACCATAGAAATGGATGTGGTGCTTAGCACAAGGGAAAGCAGTCAGAAGAACTGCAATAGTTTATCTTTAGATTTATCTGCTCAGAAGCCAACGGCAGAATTGGTTGAGAATTCTGGTCTGAAAAAGAGCAGTTCTTGTATATCTGAACTTGCAGTATCTCAAGCAAGGGAGCCTGTTGATTGTGGGTCGCGAAAGTATATAAAGGACTTCAAGCCACATCTTCCTAAAGCTTCTCAAAGTTTGTCCACTAAAGGAATTGGTGAAAAGGTGGTGGTTGATGTTCTGGAAACTTCTTGCATTTTGAAGGATGTTGTTAGGAGCGAAGGTGATGCTGTGAACCTTGAAGATTCCAAATCGGCAGAGAACAAGTTAGGTTTCGAGACGGATGGAGCGATAGATATGGAGCTTGAATATGGGGAAATTGATGCGTTGGAAATTGCCCGACAAATTGCAAGAAAAGTGGAACATGAGGTGGTTAATTACAGAGAACCATATTGTAGTTCTTCTCCTGAGATCTGTTCTTCTTCAGAAGGTAGGCAGGATCAATTAGCCATCAGTGATCAAGATGCAGATGGACTACCAAATGGAAAATTGAAGGAAGCTTCAAAAAGTTCTGAGGATGTTAGCAGTGATCTTGATAAGGATGTACATGATACGGAATCATTGATGGCGGTGGATGAAGAACCTGTTAGTCACAGTGACAACAGTAGAATCAACTTTGATCTCAATGCAGAATTTTCTACCGAGGAAAATAATTGCTCAGTGAATATCATCGATGAGAATCCATTTATTTTGCCTGCACCTAAACCTGTTGTTGCTACCTCAAAAATAACATCAGGTTTGCCGGTGACCCCACTACATTTTGAAGGTGAATCTGGTTGGAAAGGTTCTGCTGCCACTAGTGCTTTCCACCCTGCACCTTCACGGAAGACTCCAGACAGTGAAAGGACATCTTCTGGTTCAAAACAGAAACATAAAATCGTCGACATTGATTTGAATGCAGCTGGGAGTGAGGATGATGAGGTGATCAATCAAGCATCAGCAAAACATCCTACTGGTGATTCTTCAATCGAAGTCACTTCTAGGAGCACAGAGAGAGTTAACCTAGATTTGAACAGCTCAATAAACAATCCAATTCATCAACAGATTGCTGTGCAAAGCGTgtctccatcatcatcatcttcttcgagATTGCCATTAATGAGAGATTTTGACTTGAATGATGCCCCATCTTTATTCACTCTGGCCGGTTCTCAAAACCTTAACAAGTTACCTGTTGTGAATGCCTCTAGGACATGTCAAAGCTCAATACGTGATAGTTGTGACATACCGACCATGAGTTCAAGAGTGATTGTGGAACCGCAGAGCTATTCTGACCGAACACATCAGACCCTGCCAACCACTGCTTATGGATACAATGGATTTCTATCGAAGCCTGCCATGTCTGGCACTGCATTATACAGACCTCAGAACATCCCGTACCATGACTCCAGTGGGACAACATTGATACCGAGGTGGCTCAACTCCGGAGCTTCTAGCTCATATCCTATGCTCACAATCGGTGAACCCTCAAACTTGGATGAGCAAGGGCCTTCTCGACCTTCTCTGGATTTGAATTCCTGTATGGAGATTAGTTCCAAACCAGGTAGCTCTAATCAATTCTATCAATTCTTGGAAGAACACTCAACTGCTTCGCGGCCTGAGAGTTCTTCAGGCATGACAGCACACAAACGCAAAGAACCCGACTCTTCTGGGTATGAGACTTACCCATTAGACGGTAAACAGGTGATGCCATCCTGGTTATAG